Within the Zea mays cultivar B73 chromosome 10, Zm-B73-REFERENCE-NAM-5.0, whole genome shotgun sequence genome, the region gacattagtttaacaatctAAACGAAACTGATCGATAATGCATCAATTTTACGTATTTATGTCTAGGGTAAATATATTTAGTGAGAAAAAAGTACTAACGTCCAGTGGCCAGAGGGGCCCTCTGTTTTCGGGGGCCCGGTGCGGCCGCACCCGGCGCACCCCCTCAGGGCCGGCCGTGTACGTACGTAACAAACATGTATACATATGAAAGTCAGAGTGATTTCTATTTAATTAGAACGGATTTATCTAAGTGCGTTGACTATCGATACTACAGGCTTTTGGGAGCAAAAGGAATTGTAGCCCCTCAATTCCCTCCAAATTAAACCCTTTGCTTCCAAACAAACCATATAAGAAACGAAGAGGAAACAACAACTAGTAGTATTAATTAATTTATGTATTTCCTCATAAGTAAGAGAAGAAGAGTTAGGgggtgtttgtttgagattataatctatccagattatataatctaacaacttttgaactaagagttagttcaaaaattgttggattatataatctaggtagattataatcccaaacaaacacccccttagtttcGGCCATGTGAGGATATGTATGTTTGTTCTCTGGGCGGTCGTCTGATCGATCTCCGTCGTCGTACAGATCTAATCTGGTTTGGCGCTGATTGACGCTATGCATAAATCCACTTTGGTGTAACATGGGAATCATGCACTGTAACAGAGTCAAAATGGTTGACGTACGTGTGTAACACCCCGATCATTCACGGCCGACGTTAAAAACTCTATAGATTCTTTTGAGATAGCCTTTCAAAAAAACAAGATACACATTGTTAGTATTCTATTAACTATATTCGTATGGGTATAGGTAAAATACACACTGCACGCTTGGAAATGTCACTGGTATATGAGGTGGGTGAAATACACACTGCACACAGATCACAGATAGATATACCAAGTGACAATGCGAAGCTAGTTAAAGAAACATTGAGATAATCACACGATTTTGTACAACACATGCATGCACCGCCAGTCGTCCTCCCGTTCCCACGCTTGGAAATTTCATAGTGGCAGGCTGAAGCTGCTGCTCTCTACGAGCATGTCCTTCCAGAAATGATCTTCGTCCTCCAGAGAGCACATGCTCGGCATCTCGATGGGCTCCGACAGTATTAGCTCGGCAAAACCATTCACCGGCTCGTCAGCGGCAGCTGCCACTTGGTGTCGATAAGCCGTGGACGCCAATGCAACAGCCAGCGGCTCTGCACAGGCGCCGCCGCCGACCACCGGAGGAGCCGAAGCGTTCAGTCGTCGCTGCACCACATCATCAGTTGCGATGTAGCTGGGATGATGATCAGCTGACCCGTGATTCGCGTGAGACACGAGAAGAGGCCTGGTCATCGTCGTCAGCTGCAGGTCCTGGAAGCCTGGAACGACGCTACGGCTCGCGTTCAGAACGGCGTTATTATCTGCGGCTGCGCTGAGGCTAGGGACGAGACCACCACCACCATTagcagcagcggcggcggcgttAACGTCGTTTCCAACTCCACTGACGGCCTGCAGCAGAAACTGCAGCGCTTGCACCTGCATGAGAGCGGTGTTCAGGCCCCGCAGCTGGCTCGCCGCCGCCGAGAGGATCGTCGTCGTGGGGGAGGCG harbors:
- the LOC732760 gene encoding transcription factor MYB2 — translated: MGRSPCCCHDAGVKKGPWTEEEDRALVDHIQRHGGHVSSWRNLPKAAGLNRCGKSCRLRWTNYLRPDIKRGNFTDDEERLIIGLHAQLGNRWSTIATHLDGRTDNEIKNYWNTHIRKKLLRMGVDPVTHQRLPPDDLLLAVSASPTTTILSAAASQLRGLNTALMQVQALQFLLQAVSGVGNDVNAAAAAANGGGGLVPSLSAAADNNAVLNASRSVVPGFQDLQLTTMTRPLLVSHANHGSADHHPSYIATDDVVQRRLNASAPPVVGGGACAEPLAVALASTAYRHQVAAAADEPVNGFAELILSEPIEMPSMCSLEDEDHFWKDMLVESSSFSLPL